The Arachis ipaensis cultivar K30076 chromosome B07, Araip1.1, whole genome shotgun sequence genomic interval ATAGCAGCAGTATGTAAAAATTTATATTACCAAATACCAATATAGATGTGTGACGTGTCTATAGTGTAATGTACGTAAAGATTTTCGTAATTTCCAAAATCGAAGATCTATACTTGGAAATTGGAATGCGAACTCAAAAGCAGGATTCATATTCTTTATTCTAATAGCATTCGGTGCAATTTCCCATATATAATTTGTTCTTTTTATGTTGTCCTTAAGCACaccaattaattttttaatatatgatCATAAGAAAAATCCCTTTGTTGCTTTTCCTTTGAGCAGTAACCTTTTAAACCTTAATATTTCAATATCAAAATTCAAAGGATAATATCGAGTGCATAGTGGTTTCCAACTGTTCAATAGCCATAGATATTTATTATCCACCTGATTTTGAGAATCTGACAACCAAGTGTTGGAATTTTATGACCTGAAACGAAGAAAGTCATACCTATTTGTTGCCATCACGAATCTTGAATTTTGGATCCATGTATATTGACTATCACGGGATCCAACTGCCTTTGTATCAGTGTTAATGGTATACAAGTACAAAATTGTATCCAAAAATAATCACATAACATTCACTATGTCGTCGTCTATTGAATCTGAACAGTGAAAACTACACAAAATATATGTCCAGAGAACCTGGTATACATAGAATCTTAATACATAATACAGGGTACGAATAAATCTACTACTCACATCCATTCCGACACCAAAAAAAGAGAGGGGTGAGGGGGTATTAAGGGAACAGAGAATAAAATTTATGGGATTTCATATTTTCATTACAATAAAAGATTGTGATTGTCCTACAATTCCTCATTTAGCCGCATGGAGTGAGTTTCTTGTTTCCGGCACCCCTGGGATTATCATCCTTCCAATCATCCCATGCCCGCGCTTTCTCCTGGGCAGCATCGTCATCTTCATCTTCGTCTTCTCCTGGCCTTGTTGGCCTGTTATCTTTGTACCAAGATGAGTTGGCTTCTTCCATGAGTCTGGCATTTCGCTCTTGCCATTTATTCATTATTTCCATTTCCTTAAGACCTGCTTCCTCAATGCTCATGGTTGGCATCCTTTCACAAAATATATTCAACTTAGCATctcaaaataaatatgaaaaaaaaaaggtttagtCTAAATCGCGTTCTAATAAATTCGTTTATGAGCAAAAACCCAATAAGCCACTTCTCGGTGAAGGATGGTATCCTAGTCCTACTAATCCTGTATCCTTTCCAGGCAAAAAACAAAACTGCAAGGAAATGCAACTCTATTTCCTTTCATTCAGCCATAatctgtttattttattttatttatatttcctTATTCACAATCTCTTCAGTCATTAGCTTAGTCAGGTCAAATGTACAATTTATGCTAAAAAGGGGTGAAAAATGTATGTACCTATGACTAGGTTGGAAGACCTGAGCAGCCATTCTTTCCCTCTCGGTTGTTACGCTTCCGTTCAAAAGACTGGCTGGTCCAAATATTAGCGGTTGATGTTTGTGTTCATGTGCCTGTGAAGCCTTAGCTCTTCCTTCCAGAACATCCTGAGCAAAAGTGGCACATGTGATTGGCTGTGCCGGTTTAGTGTACTGTACACGAACTGCAGCATCCCGATGCCAAGCTTCTGCTTTCTTGGCACGTTCATCGAGAGCTTCCCTAGAGAACTCCGTATCTCCATCCTAAAAATggagaaacaaaaatagaaaggCAAACAAGATCACAATTTTGAAATACAGCATGCCAGTAGACTTAATTATGTACATTATACAACCCTAAGTTTCAAATTAGCTTGTGAATGTGCTATCATGTCTAAACATGGTTAAGTATTGATTTCTACTACCATAGAACAGTTTGTCAAGTTTCATTTTTGAAGCCAACAACATTTCATAAAGGAATAAAGTTTTCTagcataatattatattataaaatagtGATAGCAGCTAACAAGCTAAAGCTTTTCATCAATTGCACACATGCCAGCCAGTTTACTACCTTGGATTGTTTATCCTTTACAGCAACCAGCATATCTTCCTCTTTCTTCAACATTTCCAGCAGATCCATTGCCTGAAGTGTAAAGATAAACATTAGCACAATAAGGTAGAAAAGCTTGAGCAATTAAAACTGTATAAATAAGAAGCAAACCTTGCAAATCGCCAATGATATGGTAGTATTCCAAGCctgccaaagaaaaaaaaaatcaataataagCAAATATTCTCCATAATTCAAAGCTATCAGGACTCCGCTCTATATATAGTGATACTATAGTCTATACATGTAATAGTGCCATTTTAAATGGATATGAGATGCTTTCTGCATTTAAAATGGCCAAAATCCATTTTATGTATTTCCAGTGAGTACTAAACACTAATGCTTAGCAGAAGCAGATTGAATTTAAAGCCTATCTAAACCAACTTAAATCAATCAGGTAAAAATCAGTGTTCACACAAGCATGCCCCATAGTATTTCCAAAATATAAGTACTAGATCAGAAACATAcctccctttcttcttccccaTCATCATCCAATACTTCTTCCTCTCCTGCCTCAACAGGGGTCGAAAGTGCAGCTGCTCTAGTAGAACGCCCCCGCCGTTCTTTTCGCTCTTTTATTTCCAGCAACTTTGACTCTGCAGCTCTCTGGCGCTTAAATCTAGCAATCTTCACAAAAGGAAACAAATTATTTACAAAATTAGTTGCAAACCCATATGATGCTCTTAACTCAAATTTGCATGTCCAATGTCCACTTCCCCTTAAAAGAAAATATCGAAAGAAAACCACACCTTCCTGGCCCTCTGATCAGCAACAGATTTTGGCACCCCTTGCGAATAAAATTCTAGCTCCTCTTTTGGAACCAGCTCCATTGCCTCACAAAAGGAAATGAATTCCTACAGAATGAAACAGAAAGCTTCAATTAAATTAAACATTACCAAAGGTTTAGCAAGAGTTATGCAAAATAAAGTGAAATTGgctattaatttatattttctgtacTTTTGGACAAGGTTATCAAACTCCATAGTTCACCAAACACATGGAGCATAAGTAAAATCGAATCAAATCTCAAATGGCTCTTACCTTAAGCTTTGCCTGTGAAGCCTTTATAACCTGTAACCTATCATCCTGCGTTATTCTTTCAGTCAGCTCAGCAAGATAAAATGGCACCTGAGGAAGCATCACGTCATGTGAATCATTCACaggaaattaatttaaaaaaacaaaaactgcCCTAAATATGAATTATTACATAACACACTAAAAAAGATCACGTACAAAAACTAAAACAacgactctctctctctctctctctatttttgaTACTTTGAGTGGCATTCATCATCATCCATGAAATGAAACAGGAACAATTAACTAATGaatgaattaataaaattaattaagaatAAGAGGAGAAAATGAGGGTTAGAACTTACGAGAAGATACTTGAGATTGTTTGTGGAGATATCGTCTTTGGTCTCGTTTGGGGAGAACAATCCCAGCTTGCTAACCATCTCCTCGCACTTCTCGAGTGCCTCGCAACCCTTCCTCACCGTCTCATCGTCGGCGCCACCGGACTCCGTCACGGTGGCGTGGATCTTGCGAGCTTTCTCGAACAACCCTGGCAGCGTCATCTCCTCCATTCTACTCTCACCCATCCTCAATCACTTTGCAACACTTTCGAACGCAGAGATCAAAATCATAATCTTAACGTAAGGTTCCAGAGAGATCCAGAATTGTTTTGCTTTCGATTTCTAATTTGATTTTAGTCGTagaaagttaattttttttagtttttcccCTTGAAGAATGAAATGGGCTGATTGGTTGGGCCTTTCTAAGACC includes:
- the LOC107605890 gene encoding PP2A regulatory subunit TAP46; the protein is MGESRMEEMTLPGLFEKARKIHATVTESGGADDETVRKGCEALEKCEEMVSKLGLFSPNETKDDISTNNLKYLLVPFYLAELTERITQDDRLQVIKASQAKLKEFISFCEAMELVPKEELEFYSQGVPKSVADQRARKIARFKRQRAAESKLLEIKERKERRGRSTRAAALSTPVEAGEEEVLDDDGEEEREAWNTTISLAICKAMDLLEMLKKEEDMLVAVKDKQSKDGDTEFSREALDERAKKAEAWHRDAAVRVQYTKPAQPITCATFAQDVLEGRAKASQAHEHKHQPLIFGPASLLNGSVTTERERMAAQVFQPSHRMPTMSIEEAGLKEMEIMNKWQERNARLMEEANSSWYKDNRPTRPGEDEDEDDDAAQEKARAWDDWKDDNPRGAGNKKLTPCG